From Brassica oleracea var. oleracea cultivar TO1000 chromosome C3, BOL, whole genome shotgun sequence, a single genomic window includes:
- the LOC106328943 gene encoding protein YIPF6 homolog encodes MSHNDTIPLYQSSQSDIDEIENMMNGGLQSGPGTVLPARPPSPIRPSIPVSSSPFVQSNLPPLPPSSSSVPAPPSLPPAVNFGSSEGSKTIGFGSPPNTLTEPVWDTVKRDLSRIVSNLKLVVFPNPNREDPGKALRDWDLWGPFFFIVFLGLTLSWSASVKKSEVFAVAFALLAAGAVILTLNVLLLGGHIIFFQSLSLLGYCLFPLDVGAVICMLKDNVILKMIVVTVTLAWSSWAAYPFMSAAVNPRRKALALYPVFLMYVSVGFLIIAID; translated from the exons ATGTCTCACAACGATACGATTCCGCTCTACCAATCGTCCCAATCAGACATCGACGAGATCGAGAACATGATGAACGGCGGACTCCAATCGGGTCCCGGAACCGTCCTCCCCGCGCGTCCGCCGAGCCCGATCCGTCCCTCGATCCCCGTCTCATCCTCTCCCTTCGTCCAATCCAACCTCCCTCCGCTTCCGCCGTCTTCATCCTCCGTCCCAGCCCCTCCGTCGCTTCCGCCGGCAGTTAACTTCGGCAGCTCGGAAGGCTCGAAGACGATCGGATTCGGGTCTCCGCCGAACACGTTGACGGAGCCGGTGTGGGACACGGTGAAGCGGGATCTGTCGAGGATCGTGAGTAACCTGAAGCTGGTGGTGTTTCCGAATCCGAATCGGGAGGATCCTGGGAAGGCGCTTAGGGATTGGGATCTGTGGGGTCCGTTTTTCTTCATTGTCTTCTTGGGCCTTACGCTTTCGTGGTCTGCTTCGGTTAAGAAG TCAGAAGTGTTTGCCGTGGCATTTGCACTACTTGCAGCTGGAGCGGTGATCCTCACACTAAATGTACTGCTCCTG GGAGGACATATAATCTTCTTCCAAAGCCTAAGCCTTTTGGGATACTGTCTATTCCCACTGGACGTTGGAGCAGTGATCTGCATGTTGAAGGACAATGTTATACTGAAAATGATCGTAGTCACTGTGACCCTTGCCTGGAGCTCGTGGGCTGCTTATCCTTTCATGAGCGCCGCCGTGAACCCAAGAAGAAAGGCTCTTGCACTTTACCCGGTCTTCCTCATGTATGTGTCTGTTGGATTCTTGATCATTGCCATTGATTAA